A stretch of Pyrenophora tritici-repentis strain M4 chromosome 7, whole genome shotgun sequence DNA encodes these proteins:
- a CDS encoding UPF0047 domain containing protein, with product MPQPGPANTTSHLTTFLIVSIFVIALFPSIFVGIFWAPYNSIAEYFVPTPQPRKSVVCTSPNVCTSAPVMSWTQKSLTLPSKSRGSYLITDHIVSQLPEIKSYKTGLLNLFIQHTSCALSLNENWDSDVRADMSTALDRIVPEDKKGEGLYRHDAEGSDDMPAHVKSALIGASVTVPITNGKLNTGTWQGIWYLEFRDVKHTRKVVATIQGEKM from the exons ATGCCGCAACCAGGACCCGCAAACACGACATCGCACCTCACCACCTTCCTAATCGTCAGCATCTTCGTTATCGCCCTCTTCCCCAGCATCTTCGTCGGCATCTTCTGGGCGCCCTACAACAGTATAGCAGAGTACTTTGTGCCGACACCTCAGCCACGGAAAAGCGTAGTTTGCACCAGTCCAAACGTTTGTACGAGTGCGCCTGTCATGTCTTG GACACAAAAATCCCTAACCCTCCCCTCCAAATCCCGCGGCTCCTACCTAATAACCGACCACATCGTCTCGCAACTCCCCGAGATAAAATCGTACAAAACCGGTCTCCTAAACCTCTTCATCCAGCACACGTCGTGCGCGCTGTCGCTCAACGAGAACTGGGACAGTGATGTGCGCGCAGATATGAGCACAGCGCTGGATCGCATTGTACCCGAGGATAAGAAGGGAGAGGGACTCTATCGCCATGATGCAGAGGGCAGTGATGATATGCCGGCGCATGTGAAGAGCGCGTTGATTGGCGCGAGTGTTACGGTGCCGATTACGAATGGGAAACTGAACACGGGGACATGGCAGGGCATTTGGTATTTGGAGTTTAGGGATGTTAAGCATACGAGGAAGGTAGTGGCGACGATTCAGGGGGAGAAGATGTGA